TGTTCGATCCCGTGAGGCCGCTCCATGAACCCCCGTCTGGATTACTACAGCGCTTCGCCCAAGGCGATGAAAGCGATGATCGCCATGGAGGCTTTGACCAGCAGTTTGAGCATTGAACCGGCGCTGCTGCACCTGATCAAGATTCGCGCTTCGCAGCTCAATGGCTGCGCGTTTTGCACTGACATGCATTCGGTGGATGCGCGGCGTCTCGGCGAGACCGATCGGCGGCTGTATTCCATCGTCGTCTGGCGTGACAGCAACTTTTTCAACCCGCGCGAGCGTGCGGCGCTGGCCTGGACCGAAGCGGTGACGCTGCTCGCCGAGAGCCATGTGCCGGATGACGTATATGAGCAGGCGCGGGTGCAATTCAACGAAGGCGAGTTGGTCGACCTGACCATCGCTGTCACCACGATAAACAGCTGGAATCGCCTGGCGGTGAGTTTTCGCCAAAGCCCCAGTTCTTGACCGGGCTGTCACACCGGTTTCATGTTTGATGGGCAGGATGAAATTCCCACCGATAGTCGACAGGGAGTCATTCGATGTCATTCATGGAAACCAGCGGCCAGCGGCGTTTTGCCGAGTACCGTGCACCCATCGATAACACGATTTCCTGGCGTTCACGGGCGATGGGGGTCGATCCGCTGCTGGCCCACTGTTTCAGCGTGACCGCTCGGTGCGGCTGTTTCATGCAGGCGGCCCGCCGTCTCAATATCAAAGCGATTCAGTTACGCAAACAGTTGGCGCAGCTAGAAAAGCAGTTGCGGTGCTCGCTGTTCAGTCCCTCGGACAATGGCCTTGTCCTCAGTCGGGATGGCTTGCAATTGCAGTCGCAATTGATCGCGCTGGCCCACGAACGCGACCTGCCAGTGATCGAGCAACCCGTGGTTCGCCTAGCAGTGGCGGAGTCCATCCTGCATGACATCCTTGGTCGCGACCTGGTGGCTTTGCTGCGACGCAATGCCAGCGTGCGCCTGGACATCATCAGCCTCGACAGCGAATTGTCCCTGCAAGCGATCAGCGCCGATGTCGTGGTGTGGCTGGCCGGCACCGATTCGGCGCTACCAGGCCCGAGCTTTGCCGTCAGCGAACCCCGACCTCTGGCACGGCTCGACTACCTGCCACACATCGCCAAGCGCTACTCACGGGTCGCATCGCGCCCGGAAAACCTCGACGACCTGGCCGATTTCCTGCTGGTGCAATGGCAGCATGATCGGCAGATCGACAGTTTCCGGCCGTGGAATAACCTGGTGGACCAACGTCTGGCCGGGGTTGTGCAGTTGCATTCCTATGAACTGATGCTGGAGATGGTGCGTTGCAGTGCCTGCATCGGCTTGTTGCCGGGCTACATGCAGCGCTTCGATCGGGGATTGCTAGGTTTGCCCGGTCTGTTCGGCCAGCCAATGCAGCGCCAGGTGTGGATGGCGGTCAATGCTCAATCCGTTGCGAATGCTCAGGTGCAGATGATTGCTGAGTTGATCGAGCATGCTTTCGACGAGCGCAAGGAGTGGTTTGAAGGTTGACCACGGGGGTTCTCGCCAGACCCCGAGAATGCGTTGTAGAGTAACGAGCCATGTCTGCCTCAAGGATGATTCACCCATGCCCGTCACTGACGCTGTCATCACTATCGAACGCCTCAACGAATCCCACATCGACGGCGTCGCGGCAATTTACCGCGACCCTGAAGTCACCCGGCAGACAACACAGTTGCCTTTTCCGTCTGTTGAAATCTGGCGTAAACGCCTGGCGTCGGATAGCGAGCGACTGGTGCAACTGGTGGCACTGCACGAAGGAGCAGTCATCGGCAACCTTGGCCTGGAGCAGTTTTCGCGCATTCGTCGCAGCCATGCCGGCACCTTCGGCCTCGGCGTGGCGCTGGCATGGCAGGGCAAAGGCGTCGGGTCGAAACTGCTGGCGGCCGCGCTGGACATCGCTGACAACTGGATGAACCTGCACCGCGTCGAACTCACCGTCTACGCCGACAACGAAGCTGCCATCGGCCTGTACCGAAAATTCGGCTTCGAAACCGAAGGGCTGTTTCGCGACTATGCCGTGCGTGACGGAGTGTGGGTCGATGTCTTGAGCATGGCGCGTCTGCGTCGCTCGCCCACCAGTTACCGCACGATCAGCCAGGCGTAACCCCCGGCCAATACCGCTCGCGCTTTTAGTCGTACGCCGACAGCGGGCATCTGCCATGCTGAATGTCCGCAGCACTGCTTCAACCAAAGGAACACCGCAATGGACGACGTACAGCAACTGGGCGAGATGCTTCGTCACTACGCAGAAAGCGAAGCGCACAA
The Pseudomonas sp. MYb327 DNA segment above includes these coding regions:
- a CDS encoding carboxymuconolactone decarboxylase family protein, which codes for MNPRLDYYSASPKAMKAMIAMEALTSSLSIEPALLHLIKIRASQLNGCAFCTDMHSVDARRLGETDRRLYSIVVWRDSNFFNPRERAALAWTEAVTLLAESHVPDDVYEQARVQFNEGELVDLTIAVTTINSWNRLAVSFRQSPSS
- a CDS encoding LysR family transcriptional regulator, producing the protein MSFMETSGQRRFAEYRAPIDNTISWRSRAMGVDPLLAHCFSVTARCGCFMQAARRLNIKAIQLRKQLAQLEKQLRCSLFSPSDNGLVLSRDGLQLQSQLIALAHERDLPVIEQPVVRLAVAESILHDILGRDLVALLRRNASVRLDIISLDSELSLQAISADVVVWLAGTDSALPGPSFAVSEPRPLARLDYLPHIAKRYSRVASRPENLDDLADFLLVQWQHDRQIDSFRPWNNLVDQRLAGVVQLHSYELMLEMVRCSACIGLLPGYMQRFDRGLLGLPGLFGQPMQRQVWMAVNAQSVANAQVQMIAELIEHAFDERKEWFEG
- a CDS encoding GNAT family N-acetyltransferase, which gives rise to MPVTDAVITIERLNESHIDGVAAIYRDPEVTRQTTQLPFPSVEIWRKRLASDSERLVQLVALHEGAVIGNLGLEQFSRIRRSHAGTFGLGVALAWQGKGVGSKLLAAALDIADNWMNLHRVELTVYADNEAAIGLYRKFGFETEGLFRDYAVRDGVWVDVLSMARLRRSPTSYRTISQA